Proteins encoded by one window of Candidatus Stoquefichus sp. SB1:
- a CDS encoding response regulator transcription factor encodes MQKILIIEDDNDINNMIKEFLQENGYLCFQAFSGSEGKLLISMNHYDLVLLDLMLPGLSGEELISELVKQTKVIVLSAKSEIETKVNLLELGANDYICKPFDIDELLARVKVQLRQDVNKQRQLIYKDWHIDLDLMTLEVNGKIIELTAREFKIIELLMHYPQKVFTKENIYEYVWEDDYIVGDKTINVHISNIRTKLKTTGTDHYIQTVWGMGFKLIE; translated from the coding sequence ATGCAAAAAATACTCATTATAGAAGATGATAATGATATTAATAATATGATTAAAGAATTTTTACAGGAGAATGGTTATCTTTGTTTTCAGGCATTTTCAGGAAGTGAAGGGAAATTGCTCATATCTATGAATCATTATGATTTGGTTCTTTTGGATTTGATGTTACCAGGATTATCAGGTGAGGAGTTGATCAGTGAGCTGGTTAAGCAAACAAAGGTCATTGTTCTTTCTGCGAAAAGTGAAATAGAAACAAAAGTGAATTTACTTGAATTAGGTGCAAATGATTATATTTGTAAACCATTCGATATCGATGAACTCTTAGCAAGAGTCAAAGTCCAGTTGCGTCAGGATGTTAATAAACAAAGACAACTGATCTATAAAGATTGGCATATTGATTTAGATTTGATGACTCTTGAAGTTAATGGGAAAATCATAGAATTAACAGCCCGTGAATTTAAAATTATTGAGTTACTTATGCACTATCCTCAAAAAGTATTTACCAAAGAAAATATTTATGAATATGTTTGGGAAGATGATTATATAGTTGGTGATAAAACAATCAATGTCCATATCAGTAATATTCGTACAAAACTCAAAACTACAGGAACAGATCATTATATTCAAACTGTATGGGGGATGGGGTTTAAACTTATAGAATAA
- a CDS encoding ATP-binding cassette domain-containing protein, which translates to MNTQYVVETHQLCKQYGQQYAVHHIDMHIQKGDIYGFIGRNGAGKSTTLKMIAGLIHPTMGEIKLFGGPAHDQMAHQRIGILIEEAGLYPHMSAYDNLELQALSLGIIDKNVIHDVLKLMNLENVGTKKVKNFSMGMKQRLGIAMAMLGNPDFLILDEPINGLDPEGIREMRETLISLNKEKGMTMIISSHILGELNKLATTFGIIKEGVLIQEITKEELDDKCKEYLLIEVDNIEKACFLLEEMPEKIEYDVYDQKCLHIYQYTDSAKLISEFIKHGIAVYSSSFHSQDLEEYFLSLMEGGTSHV; encoded by the coding sequence ATGAACACACAATATGTTGTGGAAACACATCAATTATGTAAACAATATGGTCAACAGTATGCTGTTCATCATATTGATATGCATATTCAAAAAGGAGACATTTATGGTTTTATAGGAAGAAATGGAGCAGGGAAATCAACAACATTAAAGATGATTGCAGGTCTTATTCATCCAACAATGGGTGAAATCAAACTCTTTGGAGGTCCAGCTCATGATCAAATGGCTCATCAGAGAATAGGAATTTTGATTGAAGAAGCAGGATTATATCCGCATATGAGTGCTTATGATAACCTTGAATTACAGGCTTTGTCATTAGGAATTATTGATAAAAATGTTATTCATGATGTTTTAAAGTTAATGAATTTAGAAAATGTAGGAACCAAGAAAGTTAAAAACTTTTCAATGGGTATGAAGCAAAGATTAGGTATTGCAATGGCAATGTTAGGAAATCCTGATTTTTTGATTTTAGATGAACCGATTAATGGATTAGATCCAGAAGGTATTAGAGAAATGCGAGAAACGCTTATATCATTGAATAAAGAAAAAGGGATGACAATGATTATCAGTTCACATATTTTAGGTGAATTAAACAAACTTGCAACAACTTTCGGAATTATTAAAGAAGGTGTACTGATTCAAGAAATCACAAAAGAAGAGCTAGATGATAAATGTAAAGAGTATTTACTTATAGAAGTTGATAATATTGAAAAAGCTTGTTTTCTTTTAGAAGAAATGCCTGAAAAAATAGAATATGATGTTTATGATCAAAAATGTCTTCATATTTATCAATATACAGATTCAGCTAAACTTATATCTGAGTTCATTAAACATGGTATTGCAGTATATTCATCTTCATTTCATAGCCAGGATTTAGAAGAATATTTTCTTAGCCTAATGGAAGGAGGAACATCACATGTTTAA
- a CDS encoding ABC transporter permease: MFNLLRMDLKRLQKSRSSYVILILSMLVSLIFFMALYIALNPDLQAWMKTHGFIFQVSGMDSTQPAISFIELFHLTYTQNFLAIFIGIAVVLFNCHEHECGFSKNVLSIHVNRFHYILSKSIALSLYVLVMMSICFLEAIILNLCVSAFFIFPSVQDMLLYVGLLCLIAIAFVCMYTALTIWLKSKSGCIGTVIVYATGIWMSIVNPLLGILGWQKILDYTLMSRLGMLSRYVQSIDMNQIFMMIFNVVCFILIYTFLSTLRSYKKDI; this comes from the coding sequence ATGTTTAATCTTCTTCGTATGGATTTAAAAAGATTACAAAAATCAAGATCATCATATGTTATTTTGATTTTATCTATGTTGGTATCATTGATATTCTTTATGGCACTTTATATTGCATTGAATCCTGATTTACAGGCATGGATGAAAACTCATGGATTTATTTTTCAAGTGAGTGGGATGGATTCAACTCAACCTGCTATTTCTTTTATTGAATTATTTCATTTAACATATACTCAAAATTTCTTAGCCATTTTTATTGGAATTGCCGTTGTTCTTTTCAATTGTCATGAACATGAATGTGGTTTTTCAAAGAATGTTTTAAGCATTCATGTGAATAGATTTCATTATATTTTAAGTAAAAGTATAGCATTGAGTTTATATGTATTGGTGATGATGAGTATATGCTTTTTAGAGGCTATTATTCTTAATTTGTGTGTGTCAGCATTCTTTATATTTCCATCTGTTCAAGATATGTTGCTTTATGTTGGGTTATTATGCCTCATAGCAATTGCATTTGTTTGTATGTATACTGCATTAACAATTTGGCTTAAAAGCAAATCAGGATGTATTGGAACAGTGATTGTTTATGCAACTGGCATTTGGATGTCAATTGTTAATCCACTATTAGGAATACTTGGCTGGCAGAAGATTCTTGACTATACATTGATGAGCCGTTTAGGTATGTTAAGTCGTTATGTTCAATCAATAGATATGAATCAGATATTCATGATGATTTTCAATGTTGTTTGTTTTATCCTAATTTATACATTCTTAAGTACACTAAGATCTTATAAAAAAGATATTTAA
- a CDS encoding sensor histidine kinase, giving the protein MVYLLILLIIIIVLLGGYLIRSHYEINHLIQQLDTIATGSHIHFTSQIHTQEFHEVYLRLNKLLAIYQQREYKTEQAEQQLKMTIQNMAHDLRTPLTSSMGYMQMMKKSQDIEKNQRYLEISLAKMEELKNMLEELFLYTKLTSEHYELESEPLSIYPLLMNSLFHYYEFFESHHTEPQIIFEDQNIQFFVNQEAIERVFQNIINNALIHGEGDFKVYQKGHALCFYNTMKKDHIPDIGHIFERFYKADVARHKTSSGLGLAIVKEFVEKMGGTVQARIEENQFVIELNLN; this is encoded by the coding sequence ATGGTATACCTGTTGATTTTATTGATAATTATCATTGTTTTATTGGGAGGATATTTAATACGCAGTCATTATGAAATCAATCATCTCATTCAACAATTAGATACTATCGCAACAGGTAGCCATATTCATTTCACTTCTCAGATTCATACTCAGGAATTTCATGAAGTCTATTTACGATTAAATAAGTTATTAGCGATTTATCAGCAACGAGAATATAAAACCGAACAAGCAGAACAACAACTTAAAATGACTATTCAAAATATGGCACATGATTTAAGAACCCCATTAACAAGTTCAATGGGATATATGCAAATGATGAAGAAAAGTCAGGATATAGAAAAAAATCAAAGATATCTTGAGATTTCTTTAGCAAAGATGGAAGAACTCAAGAATATGCTAGAAGAACTTTTCTTATATACGAAATTGACATCAGAACATTATGAATTAGAAAGTGAACCATTGTCAATCTATCCACTTTTAATGAATAGTCTTTTTCACTATTATGAATTTTTTGAAAGTCACCATACTGAACCACAAATCATATTTGAAGATCAAAATATTCAATTCTTTGTCAACCAAGAAGCAATAGAACGTGTCTTCCAAAATATTATTAATAACGCATTGATACATGGTGAAGGTGATTTTAAAGTCTATCAAAAAGGTCATGCTCTATGTTTTTATAATACTATGAAAAAAGATCATATTCCTGACATTGGACATATCTTTGAAAGATTCTATAAAGCTGATGTTGCAAGACATAAGACATCTTCGGGTTTAGGATTAGCTATTGTTAAAGAGTTTGTTGAAAAAATGGGTGGAACAGTACAAGCAAGAATTGAAGAGAATCAGTTTGTGATTGAATTGAATTTAAATTAA
- a CDS encoding YczE/YyaS/YitT family protein yields MIKRWIVFIAGMNFLAIGIILNTKSMLGVGSINTIPYALSNILNISLGTVTTIVYSVFIILQFILIKKIDMQIIMQLPYSFLFGILLDFYDVFFNIIPHTLMTQFLLLSLAIILTALGAFMMILANIVLNPADGIVHTISEVYQKEFGTIKNIFDITAILLTTILCLISKGYIIGIGIGTILSAIFIGRCIALYQRSYNLHIAKKCI; encoded by the coding sequence GTGATAAAGAGATGGATTGTTTTTATTGCTGGAATGAATTTTCTAGCTATTGGCATCATTTTAAATACCAAATCAATGCTAGGCGTTGGTTCAATTAATACAATACCTTATGCCTTATCAAATATACTAAATATTAGCCTTGGTACAGTTACAACGATTGTTTATAGTGTTTTTATCATTCTTCAATTCATCTTAATCAAAAAAATAGATATGCAAATTATTATGCAATTACCTTATTCCTTTCTCTTTGGTATCTTATTAGATTTCTATGATGTTTTTTTCAATATTATTCCACATACACTAATGACTCAGTTTTTACTTCTTTCATTAGCTATCATTTTAACCGCCTTAGGTGCCTTCATGATGATTTTAGCGAATATTGTTTTAAACCCAGCTGATGGCATTGTTCATACTATCAGTGAAGTTTATCAAAAAGAATTTGGAACTATAAAAAACATATTTGATATCACAGCCATACTATTAACAACCATCCTTTGTTTAATCTCAAAAGGATATATTATTGGCATTGGTATTGGGACTATTCTTTCTGCCATATTCATTGGAAGATGTATAGCACTTTATCAAAGAAGTTATAATCTACATATAGCAAAAAAGTGTATTTAA
- a CDS encoding 6-phospho-beta-glucosidase — translation MRKDFLWGGATAANQYEGGYNENGKGLSIADVERGSQLGVTRQIDDRVIEGVYYPSHVATDFYHNYKEDIALFAEMGFKCYRMSIAWTRIFPRGDEEKPNEEGLKFYDDVFDELLKYNIEPIVTLSHYETPLVLVQEYGSWRNRKLIDFFVNYAQTCFNRYQGKVKYWMTFNEINATLASPRPWHQAGIVYQENEDRWQTAIQASHHMLVASAKAVKLAHEIDPHNQVGCMLLIPESYAASCSPEDQIARRNKMALTFYYGDVHVRGRYTNTCQSLWKKYHTKVQMAKDDEKVLSEGIVDYIGFSYYFSSIEGKDLQQVEGNVFTGGKNPLLPATQWGWQIDPLGLRSVLNELYDRYQIPLFIVENGMGAVDSVEDGQIHDDYRIDYLKQHIQALKDAVEIDGVDLMGYTPWGCIDLVSASTGEMKKRYGFIYVDKDDQGHGTLKRMKKDSFYWYKKVIASQGEDLS, via the coding sequence GTGAGAAAGGATTTTTTATGGGGTGGCGCTACTGCCGCTAATCAATATGAAGGCGGATATAACGAAAATGGTAAAGGGTTAAGTATTGCTGATGTTGAAAGAGGCAGTCAATTAGGTGTAACACGTCAAATTGATGATAGAGTTATAGAGGGTGTTTATTATCCTTCACATGTAGCTACTGATTTTTATCATAATTATAAAGAAGACATTGCTTTATTTGCTGAAATGGGGTTTAAATGTTATAGAATGTCAATCGCATGGACAAGGATCTTTCCTAGAGGTGATGAAGAAAAACCTAATGAAGAAGGGTTAAAGTTCTATGATGATGTTTTTGATGAATTATTAAAATATAACATTGAACCAATTGTTACACTATCACATTATGAAACGCCTTTAGTCCTTGTTCAAGAATATGGTTCTTGGCGAAATAGAAAATTAATTGATTTTTTTGTGAATTATGCTCAAACATGTTTCAATCGTTATCAAGGCAAAGTCAAATATTGGATGACATTTAATGAGATTAATGCAACACTTGCGAGTCCTAGACCTTGGCATCAAGCTGGCATTGTTTATCAAGAAAATGAGGATCGTTGGCAAACGGCTATACAAGCATCACATCATATGTTAGTCGCCTCAGCTAAAGCTGTTAAACTTGCTCATGAGATTGATCCTCATAATCAAGTAGGATGTATGTTGCTGATTCCAGAATCGTATGCTGCTTCATGTTCTCCTGAGGATCAGATTGCCAGAAGAAACAAGATGGCCTTAACATTCTATTATGGAGATGTCCATGTTCGAGGAAGATATACAAATACTTGTCAGTCATTATGGAAAAAATATCACACTAAAGTGCAGATGGCAAAGGATGACGAAAAAGTTTTAAGTGAAGGAATTGTTGATTATATAGGTTTTAGCTATTATTTTTCTTCAATTGAGGGAAAAGATTTACAACAAGTTGAGGGAAATGTTTTTACTGGTGGTAAAAACCCATTATTACCTGCAACACAATGGGGATGGCAAATTGATCCATTAGGATTAAGAAGTGTATTAAATGAACTTTATGATCGTTATCAAATACCTTTATTTATTGTTGAAAATGGTATGGGTGCTGTTGATTCAGTTGAAGATGGTCAGATTCATGATGATTATCGTATTGATTATTTAAAACAACATATTCAAGCATTAAAAGATGCTGTTGAAATAGATGGAGTAGATTTAATGGGATATACTCCTTGGGGATGTATTGATTTAGTAAGTGCTTCTACTGGTGAAATGAAAAAACGTTATGGTTTTATTTATGTTGATAAAGATGATCAAGGACATGGAACTTTAAAAAGAATGAAAAAGGATTCTTTTTATTGGTATAAAAAGGTCATTGCTAGTCAAGGAGAGGATTTATCGTGA
- a CDS encoding MurR/RpiR family transcriptional regulator, which produces MLITQKMELMKLSSNEELIYQFILNHPEQLERLTIKQIASQIYVSPALFIVFAKKLGYSGWNEFKQDFIEERKYLDSHFQQVNPNKPFSSQDNIMNIAYKIATLQNETIQDTLQLIHHDNLQKATQLLKKSSHIYLFGSNMSYIASQEFFYSMKRLGAHIEYNIDPIEQVFQAQIMPPQSVAIVISYTGETAHVLKICQDLHRQKVPIITITGYGENTVMQYSDVALYMSTRENVHTKISTFSTRQSIHTILDILYSCYFAFHYQENYEKVVEINNSVEYRRFSSNTKINQ; this is translated from the coding sequence ATGCTTATTACACAAAAAATGGAACTTATGAAATTAAGTTCCAATGAAGAATTAATCTATCAGTTCATTCTCAACCATCCTGAACAATTAGAAAGATTAACAATTAAACAAATAGCATCACAAATTTATGTTTCACCTGCTTTATTTATTGTCTTTGCAAAAAAATTAGGATATTCAGGGTGGAATGAATTTAAACAGGATTTTATAGAAGAAAGAAAATATTTAGATAGTCATTTCCAACAAGTGAATCCTAATAAACCATTTTCTTCTCAAGATAATATTATGAATATTGCCTATAAAATTGCGACTTTACAAAATGAGACTATTCAAGATACTCTTCAACTCATTCATCATGATAATCTTCAAAAAGCCACTCAATTATTAAAAAAGAGTTCACATATTTATCTTTTTGGAAGTAATATGTCTTATATAGCATCACAGGAATTTTTTTATTCTATGAAACGATTAGGTGCTCATATTGAATATAATATCGATCCAATTGAACAAGTTTTTCAAGCTCAAATAATGCCACCACAAAGTGTAGCTATAGTCATTTCCTATACAGGTGAAACTGCACATGTTTTAAAAATCTGTCAGGATTTGCATCGACAGAAAGTTCCTATTATTACAATTACTGGTTATGGTGAAAATACAGTTATGCAATATAGTGATGTAGCCTTATATATGAGTACAAGAGAAAATGTTCATACAAAAATAAGTACATTCTCTACAAGACAAAGTATTCATACGATTTTAGATATTCTTTATAGTTGTTATTTTGCATTTCATTATCAAGAAAATTATGAAAAAGTTGTTGAAATAAATAACTCTGTTGAATATAGACGTTTTTCTTCTAATACAAAAATCAATCAATGA
- a CDS encoding amidohydrolase family protein, translating into MVIDANMYWFDEHIFEESQETERFLSEIPISYGIHGYMKENEDQFKQIVIEKPKGYQNLNYLEGDYLLEKQLADMDAGNVQKAILKLPGCHEWMSLDMCKKFNDGMADYVRKSQGRLVALAVVPPLASEACFQEIERCRNELGMSGVQLCAHYGNHYLDSDIFNDFFKKLNEQKTTVYIHHTPVPVQYDCLYDYNNLRRSYGRCVDQTTAICRELFSGFFDRFPNLTFVHSMLGGGFFAIENMLFPPHAKTTEKVARFESNQDNVWKVYKEHIYFETSHAQPWGKQQLECAIQVLGADHIIFGSSYPVRREWLLEGAEFIKMLDISDEEKDMILYKNACQIYHIDE; encoded by the coding sequence GTGGTAATTGATGCCAACATGTATTGGTTTGATGAACATATCTTTGAGGAATCACAAGAAACTGAACGTTTTTTATCAGAAATTCCTATTAGTTATGGAATTCATGGATACATGAAAGAAAATGAAGATCAATTCAAACAGATTGTCATTGAAAAACCCAAAGGCTATCAAAATTTAAATTATTTGGAAGGAGACTATTTATTAGAAAAACAACTTGCTGATATGGATGCAGGTAATGTTCAAAAAGCCATTCTTAAATTACCTGGGTGTCATGAATGGATGTCATTAGATATGTGTAAAAAGTTTAATGATGGAATGGCTGATTATGTTAGAAAAAGTCAAGGTCGATTGGTTGCCTTAGCAGTTGTTCCACCATTAGCTAGTGAAGCATGTTTTCAAGAAATTGAGAGATGCAGAAATGAATTAGGAATGTCAGGTGTACAATTATGTGCACATTATGGAAATCATTATTTAGATTCGGATATTTTTAATGACTTTTTTAAAAAACTGAATGAACAAAAAACAACAGTTTACATTCATCATACACCTGTTCCTGTACAATATGACTGTTTATATGATTATAATAATCTAAGACGTTCATATGGTCGATGTGTTGATCAAACAACAGCTATCTGTAGAGAATTATTTAGTGGTTTTTTTGATAGGTTTCCTAATCTTACATTTGTTCATTCCATGCTGGGTGGAGGATTCTTTGCCATTGAGAATATGCTTTTTCCACCTCATGCAAAGACTACTGAAAAGGTAGCAAGATTTGAGAGTAATCAAGATAATGTTTGGAAAGTGTATAAAGAACATATTTATTTTGAAACATCTCATGCACAGCCATGGGGAAAGCAACAGTTAGAATGTGCGATTCAAGTATTAGGTGCAGATCATATTATTTTTGGTAGTTCTTATCCAGTTAGGAGAGAATGGTTATTAGAAGGTGCAGAGTTTATAAAGATGTTAGATATTAGTGATGAAGAAAAAGACATGATTTTATATAAAAATGCATGTCAAATCTATCATATTGATGAATAG
- a CDS encoding neutral/alkaline non-lysosomal ceramidase N-terminal domain-containing protein: MRIGHARYCISPKQEFYLIGYRSDNRMYPAIGIHDDIYCQSLLFENNGQMLFLFSADFLEFEEEMAEDVKTLLADQFGIERDCVLLSATHNHSSVVSYHKSWYTGKFNQDYYDYLIKMIIKSFQDCLESLQTAYAKYGKANIYGYYGNRNHPGQPADNEVIVVKFYNENHEAFAGIVNWAVHSTVISGENTYLTSELAGHVCQCLYDEFKFYPIMMVGAAGDCSNRNERQGNDFIELERVAPLLASDIAQIDVSKTIQLKEIKCQTLFHTIHHDMSFVHDELRDEIMNMEKQLERENQQSKKDFLMKKINNLKTQLDIHAFHLDAKASVIQLGDLQIFVFPGELGSAFGIQMKKECPVLGLICGYTNGYYEYFMPESEYGLSFETMGCAIPKGEPEKLVQKFIQASKLLNGEG, from the coding sequence ATGAGAATAGGACATGCAAGATATTGTATTTCACCAAAGCAGGAGTTTTATTTGATTGGATATCGAAGTGATAACCGAATGTATCCAGCCATTGGAATTCATGATGATATTTATTGTCAATCATTATTGTTTGAAAATAATGGTCAAATGTTATTTCTCTTTTCAGCAGATTTTTTAGAGTTTGAAGAAGAAATGGCAGAGGATGTGAAGACATTGCTGGCAGATCAGTTTGGCATTGAAAGAGATTGTGTTTTATTAAGTGCAACACATAATCATTCATCTGTCGTCTCTTATCACAAAAGTTGGTATACAGGTAAATTTAATCAAGATTATTATGATTATTTGATAAAAATGATTATAAAGAGTTTCCAAGATTGTCTTGAAAGTTTACAAACAGCATATGCAAAGTATGGGAAAGCAAACATTTATGGATATTATGGAAATCGTAATCATCCTGGACAACCAGCAGACAATGAGGTGATTGTTGTCAAGTTTTATAATGAAAATCATGAGGCTTTTGCAGGCATTGTGAATTGGGCTGTACACTCTACAGTCATTAGTGGTGAAAATACTTATTTAACAAGTGAATTAGCAGGACATGTTTGTCAATGTTTGTATGATGAATTCAAGTTTTATCCAATTATGATGGTTGGGGCGGCTGGAGATTGTAGTAATCGCAATGAAAGACAAGGTAATGATTTCATAGAACTTGAGAGAGTTGCACCATTATTAGCATCTGATATTGCACAAATTGATGTGAGTAAAACAATACAATTAAAAGAAATAAAATGTCAAACTCTATTTCATACAATTCATCATGATATGTCATTTGTTCATGATGAGTTAAGAGATGAAATTATGAACATGGAAAAACAGTTAGAAAGAGAAAATCAACAATCTAAAAAAGATTTTCTTATGAAAAAGATAAATAACCTTAAAACACAATTAGATATTCATGCTTTTCATCTTGATGCTAAAGCATCTGTTATCCAATTAGGAGATTTGCAGATTTTTGTCTTTCCAGGTGAATTAGGGTCTGCTTTTGGTATTCAAATGAAGAAAGAGTGCCCTGTATTAGGACTCATTTGTGGATATACAAATGGATATTATGAATATTTTATGCCAGAAAGTGAATATGGTTTATCTTTTGAAACAATGGGTTGTGCTATTCCCAAAGGGGAACCGGAAAAACTGGTACAAAAGTTTATACAAGCTTCAAAGTTATTGAATGGAGAGGGTTAA
- a CDS encoding glucose PTS transporter subunit IIA — MEEKNVLLAPVDGKCVSLNEVPDEMFAEKIMGDGVAFRYEGDAIYAPCSGIVRVVANTKHAIGIQNEEGLEVLIHVGVDTVNLAGKGFETLVVQGQKIKQGQQILRIDRAFMDQQHINLITAMVLTNYKDFQYDILSLDQNVVHNQTEIIEFSKNKIKKVEEKKMKYKKLCEDIIQYVGGRENIINVTHCITRLRFKLKNEDKADTKALNQLDGVMKIIQTGGQYQVVIGTHVDDVYDELVEIGQLNKEVPLDIDEGDTEQKSILSRFLVLMSGIFQPILSILMASGMIKALLKLVVLAGWLNETSGTYTILNSLGDALFYFFPVAIGWSAAKKFGIKEIYGITLGACLTYPAIVSLSSAEPLYTLFAGTIFEASVFTEFLGIPVILPGAGYASSVIPIILIVFVAAKIFKFLNKKLPAMIRSFFVPFLTLIITLPLALIVIGPIAMFIQDLLGELVQLIVGLNAGIAGLFLGTFWSVLVMFGLHMPIIMMFNVNISTYGYDIINPLIFSGALATMGAVLGVIIRTKSVQEKNIAVPALFSTFFGVNEPSLYGVLIPRKKIMFSCFLSAGIGSMIAGFCGAKLYAFGASGPLGLPCFINPNGIDIGFIGLCIGAVVSFALALIAALIIGDKKDANAIQLGKE; from the coding sequence ATGGAAGAAAAGAATGTTTTATTAGCTCCTGTGGATGGAAAATGTGTTTCTTTAAACGAAGTTCCTGATGAAATGTTTGCTGAAAAAATCATGGGAGATGGAGTTGCTTTTCGTTATGAAGGAGATGCAATCTATGCACCGTGCTCAGGAATAGTAAGGGTTGTTGCAAATACAAAACATGCTATTGGAATTCAAAATGAGGAAGGACTGGAAGTTCTTATTCATGTGGGTGTGGATACTGTTAATTTAGCTGGTAAGGGTTTTGAAACACTTGTTGTACAGGGGCAAAAGATTAAACAAGGGCAGCAAATCCTTAGAATTGATAGAGCATTTATGGATCAGCAGCATATCAATCTCATAACGGCTATGGTTTTAACAAATTACAAAGATTTTCAATATGATATATTAAGTCTTGATCAGAACGTTGTTCATAATCAAACTGAAATCATTGAATTTTCTAAAAATAAAATAAAAAAAGTTGAGGAAAAGAAGATGAAATATAAGAAATTATGTGAAGATATTATTCAATATGTTGGAGGACGTGAGAACATTATTAATGTGACACATTGTATAACACGTTTACGATTTAAACTGAAAAATGAAGACAAAGCAGATACCAAAGCACTCAATCAATTAGATGGTGTTATGAAAATTATTCAGACAGGTGGGCAATATCAGGTTGTGATAGGGACACATGTTGATGATGTTTATGATGAATTGGTTGAAATTGGTCAATTAAATAAGGAAGTGCCATTGGATATAGATGAAGGAGATACTGAACAAAAGAGTATTCTCTCAAGATTTCTAGTTTTAATGAGTGGTATTTTCCAACCGATATTAAGTATTTTAATGGCAAGCGGGATGATCAAAGCTTTGTTGAAACTTGTTGTTTTAGCAGGTTGGTTGAATGAAACAAGTGGAACTTATACAATTTTAAATTCTCTTGGAGATGCATTATTTTATTTCTTCCCAGTTGCAATTGGATGGTCAGCAGCTAAGAAGTTTGGTATTAAAGAGATATATGGAATTACATTGGGTGCGTGTTTAACATATCCTGCCATTGTCTCATTATCTTCTGCAGAACCACTATATACACTTTTTGCTGGAACAATTTTTGAAGCAAGTGTTTTTACAGAATTTTTAGGAATACCTGTTATTCTACCAGGGGCAGGATATGCAAGTTCTGTCATTCCAATTATTTTAATTGTCTTTGTAGCAGCAAAAATCTTTAAATTCTTAAATAAAAAATTACCTGCAATGATTAGATCTTTCTTTGTTCCATTCTTAACATTAATTATTACTCTTCCACTAGCTCTCATTGTGATTGGACCAATAGCGATGTTTATTCAAGACTTATTGGGAGAATTAGTTCAATTAATCGTTGGATTAAATGCCGGAATAGCTGGTTTATTCTTAGGAACATTCTGGTCAGTCTTGGTAATGTTTGGATTACATATGCCTATCATTATGATGTTCAATGTCAATATTTCAACTTATGGTTATGATATCATAAATCCATTGATTTTCTCAGGTGCTTTAGCAACTATGGGTGCGGTTTTAGGCGTTATTATCCGTACAAAATCAGTTCAAGAAAAAAACATTGCAGTTCCTGCCTTATTTTCAACTTTCTTTGGTGTCAATGAACCATCATTATATGGAGTCTTAATTCCTAGAAAGAAAATCATGTTTAGTTGTTTCTTATCTGCTGGAATTGGTTCAATGATTGCTGGTTTCTGTGGAGCAAAATTATATGCATTTGGAGCTTCAGGTCCTTTAGGATTACCTTGCTTTATTAATCCTAATGGTATTGATATAGGATTTATTGGATTATGTATAGGGGCAGTTGTTAGTTTTGCTTTAGCATTAATTGCAGCTTTAATTATTGGTGATAAAAAGGATGCAAATGCAATTCAATTAGGAAAAGAATAA